A single region of the Streptomyces sp. NBC_01803 genome encodes:
- the rpsG gene encoding 30S ribosomal protein S7 has protein sequence MPRKGPAPKRPVHIDPVYGSPLVTSLINKVLLNGKRSTAERIVYGAMEGLRDKTGNDPVITLKRALENVKPTLEVRSRRVGGATYQVPVEVRPGRSSTLALRWLVGYSRARREKTMTERLMNELLDASNGLGASVKKREDTHKMAESNKAFAHYRW, from the coding sequence ATGCCTCGTAAGGGCCCTGCCCCGAAGCGCCCGGTCCACATCGACCCGGTGTACGGCTCTCCTCTGGTGACCTCCCTCATCAACAAGGTCCTCCTGAACGGCAAGCGTTCCACTGCCGAGCGCATCGTCTACGGTGCCATGGAGGGTCTGCGGGACAAGACCGGCAACGACCCGGTCATCACTCTCAAGCGCGCGCTGGAGAACGTGAAGCCGACCCTTGAGGTCCGCTCCCGCCGCGTCGGCGGTGCCACCTACCAGGTGCCGGTCGAGGTCCGTCCCGGCCGTTCGTCGACGCTCGCGCTGCGCTGGCTGGTCGGGTACTCCCGCGCCCGCCGCGAGAAGACCATGACCGAGCGGCTGATGAACGAGTTGCTCGATGCGTCCAATGGGCTCGGTGCCTCCGTGAAGAAGCGCGAGGACACCCACAAGATGGCCGAGTCCAACAAGGCCTTCGCGCACTACCGCTGGTAG
- the rpsL gene encoding 30S ribosomal protein S12 yields the protein MPTIQQLVRKGRQDKVEKNKTPALEGSPQRRGVCTRVFTTTPKKPNSALRKVARVRLSNGIEVTAYIPGENHNLQEHSIVLVRGGRVKDLPGVRYKIIRGSLDTQGVKNRKQARSRYGAKKEK from the coding sequence GTGCCAACGATCCAGCAGCTGGTCCGCAAGGGCCGGCAGGACAAGGTCGAGAAGAACAAGACACCCGCCCTTGAGGGCTCGCCCCAGCGGCGCGGTGTCTGCACGCGTGTGTTCACGACCACCCCGAAGAAGCCGAACTCGGCCCTCCGCAAGGTCGCCCGCGTGCGTCTGAGCAACGGGATCGAGGTCACCGCCTACATTCCGGGTGAGAACCACAACCTTCAGGAGCACTCCATCGTGCTGGTGCGCGGTGGTCGTGTGAAGGACCTGCCGGGTGTTCGTTACAAGATCATCCGCGGCTCCCTGGACACCCAGGGTGTCAAGAACCGCAAGCAGGCCCGCAGCCGCTACGGCGCCAAGAAGGAGAAGTAA
- a CDS encoding LCP family protein encodes MGGDESVTTATPDAAGDEAAPETDIEKDTEAEPTGPPPRRRRLWPRVLLGSVAGVLALLLAGAGYAYWRTDQALDSIDRIPDALPSLPEEDQPPGAAGDAEVYLLVGLDAEETPEEGPAWQAGAARSDTMMLLQLSGDRQTASVVSLPRDTWVDIPGHGDAKLNAAYSWGGPPLMVETVQNLTGIRVDHLAVVDWTGFKELTNAVGGVDVDGQHMNGEDALTYVRERKSLPGGDFDRTRRQQNFLRALMTQTLSADTLTDPGRLGGLLDAVGDVVSVDDQLSNGDLRGLLWGLRDIRASDVHFMNAPVTGTDMIDGQSVVLLDHEAAQPLWRAMRDDEMATFLTGDQAPAELGDTVR; translated from the coding sequence ATGGGAGGGGACGAGAGCGTGACGACCGCTACACCGGACGCCGCGGGCGATGAGGCCGCGCCCGAGACGGACATAGAGAAAGATACCGAAGCCGAACCCACCGGGCCGCCGCCCAGGAGAAGACGGCTCTGGCCGCGCGTCCTGCTCGGCTCGGTCGCCGGAGTCCTGGCGCTCCTGCTCGCCGGCGCCGGGTACGCGTACTGGCGCACCGACCAGGCCCTCGATTCCATCGACCGCATCCCCGACGCCCTGCCCAGCCTCCCCGAGGAGGACCAGCCGCCGGGCGCGGCGGGCGACGCCGAGGTCTATCTGCTGGTCGGCCTCGACGCCGAGGAGACCCCCGAGGAGGGCCCCGCCTGGCAGGCGGGCGCGGCGCGCAGCGACACGATGATGCTGCTCCAGCTCTCCGGGGACCGCCAGACCGCCTCGGTGGTGTCGCTGCCCCGGGACACCTGGGTGGACATCCCGGGCCATGGCGACGCGAAGCTGAACGCGGCCTACTCCTGGGGCGGGCCGCCGCTGATGGTGGAGACCGTGCAGAACCTCACCGGCATCCGCGTCGACCACCTGGCCGTCGTGGACTGGACCGGCTTCAAGGAGCTGACGAACGCGGTCGGCGGCGTCGACGTGGACGGGCAGCACATGAACGGCGAGGACGCCCTGACCTACGTGCGGGAGCGCAAGTCGCTGCCGGGCGGCGACTTCGACCGCACCCGCCGCCAGCAGAACTTCCTGCGTGCCCTGATGACCCAGACCCTGAGCGCCGACACACTCACCGACCCGGGCCGGCTCGGCGGACTGCTGGACGCAGTCGGCGACGTGGTGAGCGTCGACGACCAGCTCAGCAACGGCGACCTGCGCGGCCTCCTGTGGGGCCTGCGCGACATCCGCGCCTCGGACGTGCACTTCATGAACGCCCCGGTGACGGGCACCGACATGATCGACGGCCAGTCGGTGGTCCTGCTGGACCACGAGGCGGCCCAGCCACTGTGGCGGGCGATGCGCGACGACGAGATGGCCACCTTCCTGACCGGCGACCAGGCCCCGGCGGAGCTCGGCGACACCGTGCGCTGA
- the rpoB gene encoding DNA-directed RNA polymerase subunit beta translates to MAASRNASTNSMNNGTSTAPLRVSFAKIKEPLEVPNLLALQTESFDWLLGNDAWKARVEAALDSGQDVPRKSGLEEIFEEISPIEDFSGSMSLTFRDHRFEPPKNSIDECKERDFTFAAPLFVTAEFTNNETGEIKSQTVFMGDFPLMTNKGTFVINGTERVVVSQLVRSPGVYFDSSIDKTSDKDLFSAKIIPSRGAWLEMEIDKRDMVGVRIDRKRKQSVTVLLKALGWTTDQILEEFGDYESMRATLEKDHTQGQDDALLDIYRKLRPGEPPTREAAQTLLENLYFNPKRYDLAKVGRYKINKKLGGDEPLDAGVLTVEDIVATIKYLVRLHAGETETALADGRTLVVETDDIDHFGNRRLRNVGELIQNQVRTGLARMERVVRERMTTQDVEAITPQTLINIRPVVASIKEFFGTSQLSQFMDQTNPLSGLTHKRRLSALGPGGLSRERAGLEVRDVHPSHYGRMCPIETPEGPNIGLIGSLAAFGRVNAFGFVETPYRKVTDGIVTDEVHYLTADEEDRYVIAQANARLTDDYHFAESRVLVRRRGGEIDYVTGTEVHYMDVSPRQMVSVATAMIPFLEHDDANRALMGSNMMRQAVPLIQAESPLVGTGMEYRSAVDAGDVIKAEQDGVITDVSADYITIQNDDGTHVTHRLAKFHRSNQGTSYNQKVLVEEGERVVAGQVIADGPSTQRGEMALGKNLLVAFMPWEGYNYEDAIILSQRLVQDDVLSSIHIEEHEVDARDTKLGPEEITRDIPNVSEEVLADLDDRGIIRIGAEVEAGDILVGKVTPKGETELTPEERLLRAIFGEKAREVRDTSLKVPHGETGKVIGVRVFDREEGDELPPGVNQLVRVYVAQKRKITDGDKLAGRHGNKGVISKILPVEDMPFMEDGTPVDIILNPLGVPSRMNPGQVLEIHLGWLASQGWKVEGAESDWKERLRVIGADEVAPGTNVATPVFDGAREDEMAGLFESTIPNRDGDRLVLPSGKARLFDGRSGEPFPDPISVGHMYILKLHHLVDDKLHARSTGPYSMITQQPLGGKAQFGGQRFGEMEVWALEAYGAAYALQELLTIKSDDVTGRVKVYEAIVKGENIPEPGIPESFKVLIKEMQSLCLNVEVLSSDGMSIEMRDTDEDVFRAAEELGIDLSRREPSSVEEV, encoded by the coding sequence TTGGCCGCCTCGCGCAACGCCTCGACCAACAGTATGAACAATGGCACCAGCACCGCACCACTGCGTGTCTCTTTTGCGAAGATCAAGGAACCTCTGGAGGTTCCGAATCTCCTTGCGCTGCAGACCGAGAGCTTCGACTGGCTCCTCGGTAACGACGCCTGGAAAGCCCGCGTCGAGGCCGCGCTGGACAGTGGACAGGACGTCCCCAGGAAGTCGGGGCTCGAGGAGATCTTCGAGGAGATCTCCCCGATCGAGGACTTCTCCGGGTCGATGTCACTGACCTTCCGCGATCACCGCTTCGAACCCCCGAAGAACTCGATCGACGAGTGCAAGGAGCGCGACTTCACGTTCGCCGCGCCGCTCTTCGTCACCGCCGAGTTCACCAACAACGAGACCGGCGAGATCAAGTCCCAGACGGTCTTCATGGGCGACTTCCCGCTGATGACCAACAAGGGCACCTTCGTCATCAACGGTACCGAGCGCGTCGTCGTGTCGCAGCTCGTCCGTTCGCCGGGCGTGTACTTCGACAGCTCCATCGACAAGACCTCCGACAAGGATCTGTTCTCCGCCAAGATCATCCCGTCCCGGGGCGCCTGGCTGGAGATGGAGATCGACAAGCGCGACATGGTCGGCGTGCGCATCGACCGCAAGCGCAAGCAGTCCGTGACCGTGCTGCTGAAGGCACTGGGCTGGACCACCGACCAGATCCTGGAGGAGTTCGGCGACTACGAGTCGATGCGCGCCACCCTGGAGAAGGACCACACCCAGGGCCAGGATGACGCTCTGCTCGACATCTACCGCAAGCTCCGCCCGGGCGAGCCGCCGACCCGCGAGGCCGCGCAGACCCTGCTGGAGAACCTGTACTTCAACCCCAAGCGGTACGACCTGGCCAAGGTCGGTCGGTACAAGATCAACAAGAAGCTCGGCGGGGACGAGCCGCTGGACGCCGGCGTGCTCACCGTCGAGGACATCGTCGCCACGATCAAGTACCTGGTCCGCCTGCACGCCGGGGAGACCGAGACGGCCCTCGCCGACGGCCGGACGCTCGTCGTCGAGACCGACGACATCGACCACTTCGGCAACCGCCGCCTGCGCAACGTCGGCGAGCTCATCCAGAACCAGGTCCGCACCGGTCTGGCCCGTATGGAGCGCGTCGTCCGCGAGCGCATGACGACGCAGGACGTCGAGGCGATCACGCCGCAGACGCTGATCAACATCCGGCCGGTCGTCGCCTCCATCAAGGAGTTCTTCGGCACCAGCCAGCTGTCCCAGTTCATGGACCAGACGAACCCGCTGTCCGGGCTCACCCACAAGCGTCGCCTCTCGGCGCTGGGCCCCGGCGGTCTGAGCCGTGAGCGGGCGGGCCTTGAGGTCCGTGACGTGCACCCCTCGCACTACGGCCGGATGTGCCCGATCGAGACGCCGGAAGGCCCGAACATCGGCCTGATCGGCTCGCTCGCCGCCTTCGGCCGGGTGAACGCCTTCGGCTTCGTCGAGACCCCGTACCGCAAGGTCACCGACGGCATCGTCACCGACGAGGTGCACTACCTGACCGCGGATGAGGAGGACCGGTACGTCATCGCCCAGGCCAACGCCCGGCTGACCGACGACTACCACTTCGCCGAGTCCCGCGTGCTCGTCCGCCGCCGCGGCGGTGAGATCGACTACGTGACCGGCACCGAGGTCCACTACATGGACGTCTCGCCGCGCCAGATGGTGTCGGTCGCGACCGCCATGATCCCGTTCCTGGAGCACGACGACGCGAACCGCGCGCTCATGGGCTCGAACATGATGCGCCAGGCCGTGCCGCTCATCCAGGCCGAGTCGCCGCTGGTCGGCACCGGCATGGAGTACCGCTCGGCCGTCGACGCGGGCGACGTGATCAAGGCCGAGCAGGACGGCGTCATCACCGACGTCTCCGCGGACTACATCACCATCCAGAACGACGACGGCACGCACGTCACGCACCGTCTCGCCAAGTTCCACCGCTCCAACCAGGGCACCTCGTACAACCAGAAGGTCCTGGTCGAGGAGGGCGAGCGCGTGGTGGCCGGACAGGTCATCGCCGACGGCCCCTCCACCCAGCGCGGCGAGATGGCCCTCGGGAAGAACCTGCTGGTCGCGTTCATGCCGTGGGAGGGCTACAACTACGAGGACGCGATCATCCTCTCCCAGCGTCTGGTGCAGGACGACGTCCTCTCCTCGATCCACATCGAGGAGCACGAGGTCGACGCCCGTGACACCAAGCTGGGCCCCGAGGAGATCACCCGGGACATTCCGAACGTCTCGGAGGAGGTCCTGGCCGACCTGGACGACCGCGGCATCATCCGCATCGGCGCCGAGGTCGAGGCCGGCGACATCCTGGTCGGCAAGGTCACCCCGAAGGGCGAGACCGAGCTGACCCCGGAGGAGCGGCTGCTGCGCGCGATCTTCGGTGAGAAGGCCCGTGAGGTCCGCGACACCTCGCTGAAGGTGCCGCATGGCGAGACCGGCAAGGTCATCGGCGTGCGCGTCTTCGACCGCGAGGAGGGCGACGAGCTGCCCCCGGGCGTGAACCAGCTCGTCCGCGTCTACGTGGCCCAGAAGCGCAAGATCACCGACGGCGACAAGCTGGCCGGCCGCCACGGCAACAAGGGCGTGATCTCCAAGATCCTGCCCGTGGAGGACATGCCGTTCATGGAGGACGGCACCCCGGTCGACATCATCCTCAACCCCCTGGGCGTCCCGTCCCGGATGAACCCGGGCCAGGTCCTGGAGATCCACCTGGGCTGGCTCGCCTCCCAGGGCTGGAAGGTCGAGGGCGCGGAGTCGGACTGGAAGGAGCGGCTGCGGGTCATCGGTGCCGACGAGGTCGCCCCCGGCACCAACGTCGCCACCCCGGTCTTCGACGGCGCTCGCGAGGACGAGATGGCCGGACTCTTCGAGTCCACCATTCCCAACCGCGACGGCGACCGGCTCGTGCTGCCCTCCGGCAAGGCCCGGCTGTTCGACGGCCGGTCCGGCGAGCCGTTCCCGGACCCGATCTCGGTCGGGCACATGTACATCCTGAAGCTCCACCACCTGGTCGACGACAAGCTGCACGCGCGCTCGACCGGTCCGTACTCCATGATCACCCAGCAGCCGCTGGGTGGTAAGGCCCAGTTCGGCGGCCAGCGCTTCGGTGAGATGGAGGTGTGGGCGCTAGAGGCGTACGGCGCCGCCTACGCCCTCCAGGAGCTGCTGACCATCAAGTCCGACGACGTGACCGGCCGCGTGAAGGTCTACGAGGCCATCGTCAAGGGCGAGAACATCCCGGAGCCGGGTATCCCGGAGTCCTTCAAGGTGCTCATCAAGGAAATGCAGTCACTCTGCCTCAATGTGGAGGTGCTGTCCTCGGACGGCATGTCCATCGAGATGCGTGACACCGACGAGGACGTCTTCCGCGCCGCGGAAGAGCTCGGCATCGACCTGTCCCGGCGCGAGCCGAGCAGCGTCGAAGAGGTCTGA
- a CDS encoding DNA-directed RNA polymerase subunit beta', with amino-acid sequence MLDVNFFDELRIGLATADDIRQWSHGEVKKPETINYRTLKPEKDGLFCEKIFGPTRDWECYCGKYKRVRFKGIICERCGVEVTRAKVRRERMGHIELAAPVTHIWYFKGVPSRLGYLLDLAPKDLEKVIYFAAYMITYVDEERRTRDLPSLEAHISVERQQIEQRRDADLEARAKKQEADLAELEAEGAKADVRRKVREGAEREMKQLRDRAQRELDRLDEVWSRFKNLKVQDLEGDELLYRELRDRFGTYFDGSMGAAALQRRLETFDLNEEAERLREIIRTGKGQKKTRALKRLKVVSAFLQTSNSPKGMVLDCVPVIPPDLRPMVQLDGGRFATSDLNDLYRRVINRNNRLKRLLDLGAPEIIVNNEKRMLQEAVDALFDNGRRGRPVTGPGNRPLKSLSDMLKGKQGRFRQNLLGKRVDYSARSVIVVGPQLKLHQCGLPKAMALELFKPFVMKRLVDLNHAQNIKSAKRMVERQRTVVYDVLEEVIAEHPVLLNRAPTLHRLGIQAFEPQLVEGKAIQIHPLVCTAFNADFDGDQMAVHLPLSAEAQAEARILMLSSNNILKPADGRPVTMPTQDMVLGLFFLTTDEEEREVKGVGRSFASTAEAIMAFDAGGLSLQAKVDIRFPVGSVPPRGWTPPEPAEGEGEWQSGDSFRMRTTLGRALFNELLPEDYPFVDQSVGKKQLSGIVNDLAERYPKVVVAAALDNLKAAGYFWATRSGVTVAVSDIVVPEAKKAILANYEAQDEKVQKQYERGLITKDERTQELIAIWTKATNEVAETMSDNFPKTNPIFMMVDSGARGNMMQMRQIAGMRGLVSNAKNETIPRPIKASFREGLSVLEYFISTHGARKGLADTALRTADSGYLTRRLVDVSQDVIIREEDCGTERGLKLAIAVKGADGVLRKADDVESSVYARCLAEDIVVDGKVLAPAGTDLGDVLIDELVLHGVETVKTRSVLTCESAVGTCAMCYGRSLATGKLVDIGEAVGIIAAQSIGEPGTQLTMRTFHTGGVAGDDITQGLPRVVELFEARQPKGVAPISESAGRVRIEETEKTKKVIVTPDDGSDETSYPVSKRARLLVSEGEHVTVGQPLTVGAANPHDVLRILGQRAVQIYLVGEVQKVYNSQGVAIHDKHIEIIVRQMLRRVTIIESGDAELLPGELVERSKFESENRRVVSEGGHPASGRPQLMGITKASLATESWLSAASFQETTRVLTDAAINAKSDSLIGLKENVIIGKLIPAGTGLSRYRNIRVEPTEEAKAAMYSAVGYDDIDYSPFGGGSGQAVPLEDYDYGPYQG; translated from the coding sequence GTGCTCGACGTCAACTTCTTCGACGAACTGCGGATCGGCCTCGCCACCGCTGACGACATCCGTCAGTGGTCACACGGCGAGGTCAAGAAGCCGGAGACCATCAACTACCGCACCCTCAAGCCTGAGAAGGACGGACTCTTCTGCGAGAAGATCTTCGGTCCTACCCGGGACTGGGAGTGCTACTGCGGCAAGTACAAGCGCGTCCGCTTCAAGGGCATCATCTGTGAGCGCTGCGGCGTCGAGGTGACCCGCGCCAAGGTGCGCCGTGAGCGGATGGGTCACATCGAGCTGGCCGCTCCCGTGACCCACATCTGGTACTTCAAGGGCGTTCCGTCCCGGCTGGGGTACCTGCTCGACCTGGCCCCCAAGGACCTGGAAAAGGTCATTTACTTCGCCGCGTACATGATCACGTACGTGGACGAGGAGCGCCGCACCCGCGATCTGCCGTCGCTGGAGGCTCACATCTCCGTCGAGCGCCAGCAGATCGAGCAGCGCCGCGACGCGGACCTGGAGGCCAGGGCCAAGAAGCAGGAGGCCGACCTGGCCGAGCTGGAGGCCGAGGGCGCCAAGGCCGACGTGCGCCGCAAGGTGCGCGAGGGCGCCGAGCGCGAGATGAAGCAGCTCCGCGACCGGGCCCAGCGTGAGCTGGACCGCCTGGACGAGGTGTGGAGCCGCTTCAAGAACCTCAAGGTCCAGGACCTGGAGGGCGACGAGCTGCTCTACCGCGAGCTGCGCGACCGCTTCGGGACGTACTTCGACGGTTCGATGGGCGCCGCGGCGCTCCAGAGGCGTCTGGAGACCTTCGACCTGAACGAGGAGGCCGAGCGCCTCCGCGAGATCATCCGCACCGGCAAGGGCCAGAAGAAGACCCGCGCCCTGAAGCGGCTCAAGGTCGTCTCGGCGTTCCTCCAGACGTCCAACAGCCCCAAGGGCATGGTCCTGGACTGCGTCCCGGTCATCCCGCCGGACCTGCGTCCGATGGTGCAGCTGGACGGTGGCCGCTTCGCGACCTCCGACCTGAACGACCTGTACCGCCGCGTCATCAACCGGAACAACCGCCTGAAGCGGCTTCTCGACCTCGGCGCGCCCGAGATCATCGTGAACAACGAGAAGCGCATGCTGCAGGAGGCCGTCGACGCGCTGTTCGACAACGGCCGCCGCGGCCGTCCGGTCACCGGTCCGGGCAACCGGCCGCTGAAGTCCCTGTCCGACATGCTCAAGGGCAAGCAGGGCCGCTTCCGGCAGAACCTGCTGGGCAAGCGCGTGGACTACTCGGCGCGTTCGGTGATCGTCGTCGGCCCGCAGCTCAAGCTGCACCAGTGCGGTCTGCCGAAGGCGATGGCCCTGGAGCTGTTCAAGCCGTTCGTGATGAAGCGCCTGGTCGATCTCAACCACGCGCAGAACATCAAGTCGGCCAAGCGCATGGTCGAGCGCCAGCGGACCGTGGTGTACGACGTCCTCGAAGAGGTCATCGCCGAGCACCCGGTCCTGCTGAACCGCGCCCCGACGCTGCACCGGCTCGGCATCCAGGCGTTCGAGCCGCAGCTCGTCGAGGGCAAGGCCATTCAGATCCACCCGCTGGTCTGCACCGCGTTCAACGCGGACTTCGACGGCGACCAGATGGCCGTGCACCTGCCGCTCTCCGCGGAGGCCCAGGCCGAGGCCCGCATCCTGATGCTGTCCTCGAACAACATCCTGAAGCCGGCCGACGGCCGTCCCGTCACCATGCCCACGCAGGACATGGTGCTGGGCCTGTTCTTCCTCACCACCGACGAGGAGGAGCGCGAGGTCAAGGGCGTGGGCAGGTCCTTCGCGTCGACCGCCGAGGCGATCATGGCGTTCGACGCCGGGGGGCTGTCGCTCCAGGCGAAGGTCGACATCCGCTTCCCGGTCGGCTCGGTCCCGCCGCGCGGCTGGACCCCGCCGGAGCCCGCCGAGGGCGAGGGCGAGTGGCAGTCGGGTGACAGCTTCCGCATGCGCACCACGCTGGGCCGGGCGCTGTTCAACGAGCTGCTGCCCGAGGACTATCCCTTCGTGGACCAGTCCGTGGGCAAGAAGCAGCTCTCCGGCATCGTCAACGACCTGGCCGAGCGGTATCCCAAGGTCGTCGTCGCCGCCGCCCTGGACAACCTGAAGGCGGCCGGCTACTTCTGGGCCACCCGGTCCGGCGTCACCGTCGCCGTCTCCGACATCGTCGTGCCCGAGGCCAAGAAGGCCATCCTGGCCAACTACGAGGCGCAGGACGAGAAGGTCCAGAAGCAGTACGAGCGCGGCCTGATCACGAAGGACGAGCGGACTCAGGAACTGATCGCGATCTGGACGAAGGCGACCAACGAGGTCGCCGAGACCATGAGCGACAACTTCCCGAAGACGAACCCGATCTTCATGATGGTCGACTCGGGCGCCCGCGGGAACATGATGCAGATGCGTCAGATCGCGGGTATGCGCGGCCTGGTGTCCAACGCGAAGAACGAGACCATCCCGCGGCCGATCAAGGCGTCGTTCCGCGAGGGCCTCTCCGTGCTGGAGTACTTCATCTCCACGCACGGCGCGCGCAAGGGTCTGGCCGACACCGCCCTGCGGACCGCCGACTCCGGGTACCTCACCCGGCGTCTGGTGGACGTCTCCCAGGACGTGATCATCCGCGAGGAGGACTGCGGCACCGAGCGCGGCCTGAAGCTGGCGATCGCGGTCAAGGGCGCGGACGGTGTGCTGCGCAAGGCGGACGACGTCGAGTCCAGCGTCTACGCCCGCTGCCTGGCCGAGGACATCGTGGTCGACGGCAAGGTGCTGGCCCCGGCCGGCACCGACCTGGGCGACGTGCTGATCGACGAGCTGGTCCTGCACGGTGTCGAGACGGTCAAGACCCGCTCGGTCCTCACCTGCGAGTCCGCCGTCGGCACCTGCGCCATGTGCTACGGGCGTTCGCTGGCGACCGGCAAGCTGGTCGACATCGGCGAGGCCGTCGGCATCATCGCGGCCCAGTCCATCGGCGAGCCCGGCACGCAGCTCACCATGCGTACGTTCCACACCGGCGGTGTCGCCGGTGACGACATCACGCAGGGTCTGCCGCGTGTGGTCGAGCTCTTCGAAGCCCGTCAGCCCAAGGGTGTCGCGCCGATCTCCGAGTCGGCCGGCCGGGTGCGGATCGAGGAGACCGAGAAGACCAAGAAGGTCATCGTCACCCCGGACGACGGCTCCGACGAGACCTCCTACCCGGTCTCCAAGCGGGCCAGGCTCCTGGTGAGCGAGGGCGAGCACGTCACCGTCGGCCAGCCGCTGACGGTCGGCGCGGCGAACCCGCACGACGTCCTGCGGATCCTCGGCCAGCGCGCCGTGCAGATCTACCTGGTGGGCGAAGTCCAGAAGGTCTACAACTCCCAGGGTGTGGCGATCCACGACAAGCACATCGAGATCATCGTCCGGCAGATGCTGCGCCGGGTGACGATCATCGAGTCCGGCGACGCGGAGCTGCTGCCGGGCGAGCTGGTCGAGCGCTCGAAGTTCGAGTCGGAGAACCGCCGGGTCGTGTCGGAAGGCGGCCACCCGGCCTCCGGCCGTCCGCAGCTCATGGGCATCACCAAGGCGTCGCTGGCCACCGAGTCGTGGCTGTCGGCGGCGTCCTTCCAGGAGACGACCCGGGTGCTCACCGACGCGGCGATCAACGCCAAGTCGGACTCCCTGATCGGCCTCAAGGAGAACGTGATCATCGGCAAGCTCATCCCGGCCGGCACGGGCCTGTCCCGTTACCGGAACATCCGGGTCGAGCCCACCGAGGAGGCGAAGGCCGCGATGTACTCGGCTGTCGGCTACGACGACATCGACTACTCGCCCTTCGGCGGCGGCTCCGGCCAGGCGGTTCCGCTGGAGGACTACGACTACGGCCCCTACCAGGGCTGA